The following proteins come from a genomic window of Pichia kudriavzevii chromosome 1, complete sequence:
- a CDS encoding uncharacterized protein (PKUD0A01120; similar to Saccharomyces cerevisiae YNL247W; ancestral locus Anc_1.115): MAPLLGRHLQRINFILSIRRAMSSEANTTKWYPPVTKDANSRPVLKLYNTLTHSKVEFVPEEAGKIKWYSCGPTVYNPSHMGHARNYVSIDINRRILQDYFNYDILFIQNVTDIDDKIIIKARQEYLFEKFVNKFDCKVTTELKERTEQSVSEYVKKNLPEFEKTGDILNSFNKWASTLNLKEIGLEKPKFPMHVKAVNLAISAINNDKIDFDKFVNSVKDVVVLSLDKEFGHEVTDPNIFRKCSSYWERQFDLDMEKLNVLKPSIVTRVSEYIPEIIEFVDKIVKRGYAYVTSDGSVYFNTSRFDKDEKHQYAKCQPWSKGDMELLEDGEGSLTNEKSIENKLNSSDFALWKSSKSGEPFWDSPWGQGRPGWHIECSVMGSDFVGEKMDIHSGGIDLAFPHHDNEMAQSEAHYDCQQWVNYFLHTGHLHIEGQKMSKSLKNFITIDEALEKYSARELRLIFSLVQWNNPLDFKESLLNEAKSIESTFDKFFSKMRALARDNEEKLAKGEIVSKKFGALEKKLLKDFEASKDKFHASLCDNLATPMAIRNLGEVINNCNIYISESGSALKVDLLVEIVKYITKMLEMFGFEVRGDRMGWTEVARAGTQSTVGSGGHSGGDSFNREDVCMPFVKVLSGFRDVVRETCIKNEEGGAKKLLEKCDSVRDGDLLRLGVALDDRGDGQGALVKFLNDSERDELLKQQAEREAVLAEKAAKKAAAAKAAFEKEKLRLERGKVPPKEMFQTDEMRQMYSAWDEEGLPLRTVDGEDVSKSARKKLAKQQLAQTKLYKEYLDSLNK; encoded by the coding sequence atggcTCCATTGTTGGGTAGACATCTTCAACGTATCAACTTTATACTCTCTATACGACGTGCCATGTCATCAGAAGCAAACACCACCAAATGGTATCCACCCGTTACTAAGGACGCCAATTCGAGACCAGTTTTAAAATTGTACAACACACTGACTCATAGTAAGGTTGAGTTTGTTCCCGAGGAGGCAGGCAAGATCAAGTGGTACTCCTGTGGTCCAACCGTTTACAACCCTTCGCATATGGGACATGCCAGAAATTACGTCAGTATCGATATCAATAGGAGGATCTTGCAAGACTATTTCAACTATGATATTCTGTTCATTCAGAACGTGACTGATATTGATGACAAGATCATCATAAAGGCAAGACAGGAGTATCTCTTTGAGAAGTTCGTCAATAAGTTTGATTGCAAGGTGACTACGGAGTTGAAGGAAAGGACAGAACAGTCTGTTAGCGAGTACGTTAAGAAGAATTTGcctgaatttgaaaaaactggCGACATTTTGAACAGTTTCAACAAGTGGGCATCGACACTcaatttgaaggaaatcGGGTTAGAGAAGCCTAAGTTCCCAATGCATGTTAAGGCGGTCAACTTGGCGATCTCCGCAATTAACAAcgataaaattgattttgataagtTTGTCAATTCAGTGAAGGATGTTGTGGTTTTATCTCTAGACAAGGAGTTTGGCCACGAGGTCACTGATCCTAACATTTTTCGGAAGTGCTCTTCATATTGGGAAAGACAGTTTGATTTGGACatggagaaattgaatgTTCTAAAACCAAGTATAGTTACCAGGGTTTCCGAATATATTCCTGAGATTATTGAGTTCGTCGATAAGATTGTGAAGAGGGGCTATGCGTATGTGACCAGTGACGGTTCGGTTTATTTTAATACGAGTAGGTTCGACAAGGATGAAAAGCATCAGTATGCGAAGTGTCAACCTTGGTCCAAAGGTGATATGGAATTGCTAGAAGATGGTGAAGGGTCATTGACAAATGAGAAGTCCATTGAGAACAAGCTGAATTCGAGTGATTTTGCTCTATGGAAGTCATCCAAATCGGGAGAACCATTTTGGGATTCTCCATGGGGCCAGGGAAGACCTGGTTGGCATATCGAATGTTCTGTTATGGGTTCTGACTTTGTGGGAGAAAAGATGGACATCCACTCTGGAGGTATCGATTTAGCCTTCCCACATCATGACAATGAGATGGCGCAAAGTGAGGCGCATTATGACTGTCAACAGTGGGTCAACTATTTCTTACACACTGGGCATTTGCATATTGAAGGTCAGAAGATGTCCAAgtctttgaagaactttATCACCATTGATGAGGCATTGGAGAAGTACAGTGCACGTGAATTGCGATTGATTTTCAGTTTAGTGCAATGGAACAATCCTCTTGATTTCAAGGAGAGTCTATTGAATGAGGCCAAATCCATTGAGTCTACATTTGACAAGTTCTTCAGTAAGATGAGGGCGTTGGCCAGAGACAACGAGGAGAAGCTAGCCAAGGGGGAGATTGTGAGCAAGAAGTTTGGAGCACTTGAGAAGAAGTTGCTAAAGGATTTTGAGGCTAGTAAGGACAAGTTCCATGCGTCACTCTGTGATAATTTGGCGACTCCGATGGCCATTAGAAATTTAGGTGAGGTAATCAACAACTGTAACATCTACATCAGCGAGAGCGGAAGCGCCTTGAAGGTTGACCTCTTAGTTGAGATTGTCAAGTACATTACGAAAATGCTGGAGATGTTTGGGTTTGAGGTGCGTGGTGATAGAATGGGATGGACGGAAGTTGCACGTGCGGGTACTCAGAGCACTGTTGGTTCTGGAGGACATTCTGGTGGGGATTCCTTCAACAGAGAGGACGTCTGCATGCCGTTTGTGAAGGTGTTGAGTGGGTTCCGGGATGTTGTTCGGGAGACATGTATTAAGAACGAGGAGGGGGGAGCCAAGAAGTTGCTTGAGAAGTGCGATTCTGTGAGAGATGGGGATTTATTACGACTCGGGGTTGCACTTGACGATAGAGGAGATGGCCAGGGAGCGTTGGTGAAGTTCCTCAATGACTCTGAGAGGGACGAGTTGCTCAAACAGCAGGCTGAGAGAGAGGCTGTATTAGCGGAGAAGGCTGCAAAGAAGGCGGCAGCTGCAAAGGCAGCCtttgagaaggagaagCTAAGGTTAGAGAGGGGTAAGGTTCCGCCTAAGGAGATGTTCCAAACGGACGAAATGAGGCAAATGTACAGTGCATGGGATGAAGAAGGGCTTCCGTTGAGAACCGTTGATGGTGAGGATGTCAGTAAGAGTGCTCGGAAGAAACTCGCCAAGCAGCAGCTTGCACAGACAAAACTCTATAAGGAGTACCTTGACTCACTGAATAAGTGA
- a CDS encoding uncharacterized protein (PKUD0A01130; similar to Saccharomyces cerevisiae YGL162W (SUT1) and YPR009W (SUT2); ancestral locus Anc_8.109), producing MTFNFSNDLACYSLARSVNVPASVLDSHHCSYRGSQTLNDTFNGTHSTAISAARPPSPSPTPPTSTSTSARPTHTPTAISTSTSTPSQVELGMELGKKNTLIETPASTSACFTKLDLLIHTATSVSLSRDNGAFHSTHPSKYHSLGATPTTSLDSTIPSKRKMPTSLPPSAIAAFPIGTPSCSGTSTLDFLCNHAEKVLAQQMDHANQGQEANTKIDILVETQGNVSNIDTIDVNTAPQTNTNVQTPLSRTFSAVKRRRKSNKTLLSNNNTPALPSSASASNHLAIKLASPSNHSKRQRSGPSCDCCRSRKIKCDSEIFILSTLDSISGDAETRTDQLPNSDIAHCEFISLNPNTGYQYYKIIKDEEHDLNNRLTSFNYLQFKPCSACTTKNLKCSFSKGFTRNDIIKFNKSEKSMNSIVTPANSTLSTSASTPIPSNLPSSSNSGSGSDRSSPTTPLLKQESTNPRKLKHSLRTPSPTPASTPTPNSSLDLPSDYNNSKSTTTASSASASLSLQASSTSLASSSLSAAVAATSSFTAPTAGKSSKKTSCNTCRFKKIKCVKVENADNCGYCQKKNIKCRFD from the coding sequence ATGACCTTCAACTTCAGTAACGACTTGGCCTGCTACTCGCTTGCCCGGTCTGTAAACGTCCCGGCCTCCGTGCTCGATTCTCATCACTGTTCCTATCGGGGTTCCCAGACTCTCAACGACACTTTTAATGGGACCCATTCTACCGCAATCTCCGCTGCACGCCCgccatcaccatcaccaacaCCACCGACATCGACATCGACATCCGCAAGGCCCACACATACACCCACTGCAATATCTACATCTACGTCTACTCCATCCCAGGTTGAGCTTGGAATGGAattggggaaaaaaaacacactGATTGAGACTCCGGCTTCTACATCGGCATGTTTCACAAAGTTGGACCTGCTCATCCACACTGCCACTTCGGTCAGTCTCTCTCGTGATAATGGTGCCTTCCATTCAACACACCCATCGAAATACCATTCACTTGGTGCAACCCCAACTACCTCATTGGATTCCACCATTCCGAGTAAGAGGAAAATGCCAACGTCTTTACCCCCCTCCGCTATTGCGGCTTTCCCAATCGGGACGCCGTCGTGTTCGGGTACTTCAACTTTGGACTTTCTCTGCAACCACGCGGAAAAAGTACTGGCACAACAAATGGACCACGCTAATCAAGGACAAGAAGCTAATACTAAGATTGACATTTTAGTAGAAACACAGGGGAACGTTTCAAATATAGATACCATTGACGTAAATACAGCCCCTCAGACCAATACAAATGTACAAACTCCTCTCAGCCGTACTTTTTCAGCCGtgaagaggaggagaaaatcaaacaagaCGTTGCTTTCTAATAATAACACCCCAGCTCTCCCTTCTTCTGCCTCTGCATCTAATCATCTAGCCATCAAGCTTGCATCTCCATCCAACCATTCAAAGAGACAGAGATCAGGACCATCCTGTGATTGTTGTAGATCGAGGAAAATCAAGTGTGATTCAGAGATTTTCATATTGTCCACTCTGGATTCCATCTCGGGGGATGCTGAAACAAGGACCGACCAGCTTCCCAACTCAGACATTGCCCACTGTGAATTCATATCGTTGAATCCAAATACCGGATACCAGTACTATAAGATCATCAAGGACGAAGAACATGATCTCAATAATAGACTCACGTCTTTTAACTACTTACAGTTCAAACCTTGTTCTGCTTGCACAACAAAGAATCTGAAATGTTCCTTCTCTAAAGGCTTCACCAGAAATGATATCATCAAGTTCAACAAGTCGGAGAAATCCATGAATTCAATAGTAACCCCTGCAAATTCTACCCTTTCAACTTCGGCCTCTACCCCAATTCCTTCAAACCTACCTTCGTCATCTAATTCAGGATCAGGATCGGACCGCTCGTCACCTACAACACCTCTACTCAAACAGGAGTCAACAAACCCAAGGAAATTAAAACATTCTTTAAGGACTCCGTCACCAACACCAGCTTCAACGCCAACCCCAAACTCATCGTTGGATCTCCCCTCAGATTACAATAACTCTAAATCAACCACAACGGCATCGTCAGCGTCAGCATCTTTATCATTACAAGCCTCATCCACATCATTagcatcatcatcattatcagCAGCAGTAGcagcaacttcttcttttacCGCACCAACTGCTGggaaatcttcaaagaaaacatcttGTAATACTTGCAGGTTCAAAAAGATCAAGTGTGTCAAAGTCGAAAATGCCGACAATTGTGGCTATTgtcagaagaaaaacatcaagTGTCGATTTGACTAA
- a CDS encoding uncharacterized protein (PKUD0A01140; similar to Saccharomyces cerevisiae YLR116W (MSL5); ancestral locus Anc_8.309), translating into MAMEETKLDLDVDFGDRGRTRERLFSSHHWTGKPSKGVAIRQHNKPTPTIISNTLTSEQIEAYATLVRIDEIGHMIATGVPVPVPTDGRSRSPSPEPIYDSNGLRKNTREQRMRQKLDRERNFLVERMFQLVEDYKAPDWYKPKPTKIVEKLYIKADEYPEINFVGLLLGPRGNTLNKLQKDSGAVIGIRGKGSVKQVNRGPSNIDMSHLQEKLHCLITADSQEKVDLAKKLCQEVMDKAIFSPVGQNDLKRDQLRELAKLNGTYRETSERMCPVCGNSGHGRNTCPQKPSFSSTLRCGKCGNIGHLEKDCISEGKEGDEMDQEFEEFMNDLNGNNEDPGVHQTSGNADSVGNESRMAEELRKGGSLKRSYSPSNHGTPPLKRQYNSNYTTNYASNNNNYNNNNYNNNNYNNNNYNNNNYNNNNYNNNNYNNNNYNNNNYNNNNYNNNNYNDSYNNNYSGQYQHNYNRQHNSQRNNQLNNHYQGTEYKQDGYYQQYDSHPNLGYNKSYYEGNHDYSERHRGNNSYQPVQQLHGSQQLLPQPYTKPPVYPPSLKTTNRVPLPSTKAVDTTTRSHGVSVPTPPPPPPPQAPQAPQSVPPQALPPPPPPPPPAKKAPGKKTTHPAQHLPPPPPPPPFRGKS; encoded by the coding sequence ATGGCAATggaagaaacaaaactAGATCTAGATGTGGATTTCGGAGATCGAGGACGAACTAGAGAAAGGCTTTTTTCGAGCCACCATTGGACTGGTAAGCCTTCAAAAGGCGTTGCTATCAGACAGCACAACAAGCCGACACCAACTATCATAAGCAACACATTGACAAGTGAACAAATTGAGGCATATGCTACATTGGTGAGAATAGATGAAATTGGACATATGATAGCCACCGGTGTACCTGTTCCTGTACCTACAGATGGCAGATCTAGATCGCCATCTCCAGAACCTATTTATGATTCCAACGGTCTAAGGAAGAATACTAGAGAACAGAGGATGAGGCAGAAGCTGGATAGAGAAAGGAATTTTTTAGTTGAGAGAATGTTCCAGTTGGTTGAAGATTACAAGGCGCCTGATTGGTATAAACCGAAACCAACGAAAATTGTTGAGAAGCTATACATCAAGGCGGATGAATATCCAGAGATCAATTTTGTAGGTTTGCTGCTTGGTCCAAGAGGAAATACTTTGAACAAGCTACAGAAAGACTCGGGAGCAGTTATTGGTATCAGAGGCAAAGGATCGGTGAAGCAGGTTAATCGGGGGCCATCAAATATTGATATGTCGCatttacaagaaaaactaCACTGTTTAATAACGGCAGATAGCCAAGAAAAGGTTGACTTGGCAAAGAAACTATGTCAGGAGGTTATGGACAAGGCTATATTTTCGCCAGTTGGAcaaaatgatttgaaaaggGACCAATTGAGGGAATTGGCCAAATTGAACGGTACATATAGAGAAACGAGTGAAAGAATGTGTCCGGTTTGTGGGAATTCAGGACACGGCAGAAATACATGTCCACAAAAGCCATCATTCTCTAGTACTTTAAGATGTGGAAAATGTGGTAATATCGGACATTTGGAGAAGGACTGTATATCcgaaggaaaagaaggggACGAGATGGACCAAGAGTTTGAAGAGTTTATGAATGATTTGAACGGTAATAATGAGGACCCTGGTGTCCACCAGACGAGTGGAAATGCCGACAGTGTTGGGAATGAGTCTAGGATGGCTGAAGAACTAAGAAAAGGAGGATCATTGAAGCGGTCATACTCACCTAGTAACCATGGGACACCTCCTCTTAAACGCCAGTACAATAGCAATTACACTACCAATTACGCtagtaataacaataactacaataacaataactacaataacaataactacaataacaataactacaataacaataactacaataacaataactacaataataataactacaataataataactacaacaataataactacaacaataataactacaacaataataactACAACGACAgctacaacaacaattacaGCGGCCAGTACCAGCATAACTATAACCGTCAACACAACAGCCAACGGAACAACCAACTCAACAACCACTACCAGGGAACTGAATATAAGCAAGATGGCTATTATCAGCAATATGACAGTCATCCAAACCTTGGGTACAATAAATCGTACTATGAAGGAAACCATGATTACTCTGAACGTCATAGAGGCAATAATTCCTACCAGCCGGTACAGCAGCTTCATGGTTCTCAACAGTTGCTTCCCCAGCCATACACGAAGCCACCAGTGTATCCGCCAAGTTTAAAAACTACAAACAGAGTTCCATTGCCTTCGACAAAAGCAGTGGATACAACAACCAGGTCGCATGGTGTTTCTGTTCCTACGCCGCCgccaccaccaccaccacaAGCACCGCAAGCACCTCAATCAGTACCACCACAAGCACTACCGCCACCACCTCCTCCGCCACCTCCTGCAAAGAAGGCTCCTGGCAAAAAAACAACTCACCCTGCTCAGCATCTGCCACCTCCACCGCCGCCACCACCTTTCAGAGGTAAATCATGA
- a CDS encoding uncharacterized protein (PKUD0A01145), with product MAIQQVSRVGGPNRCFGTFQKAIECMTNANTKNNEECKPFLDDYVECRRHRLETYKMVIVKQHLEKDRTDLDVEKIGAPYVKKRDYLTPKTLGLVGGDDHAIQTAKF from the coding sequence ATGGCTATCCAACAAGTCAGTAGAGTCGGTGGTCCAAACAGATGCTTTGGTACTTTCCAAAAGGCTATTGAATGTATGACCAATGCAAACACAAAGAACAACGAAGAATGTAAACCATTCTTGGATGATTATGTTGAATGTAGAAGACACAGATTGGAAACCTATAAAATGGTTATTGTCAAACAACATTTAGAAAAAGATAGAACCGATTTGGATGTTGAAAAGATTGGTGCACCATATGTTAAGAAGAGAGACTACTTGACTCCTAAAACACTAGGTTTAGTTGGTGGTGATGATCATGCAATCCAAACTGCAAAGTTCTAG
- a CDS encoding uncharacterized protein (PKUD0A01147; Pfam Domains: IF4E(5.2e-13)), which produces MSKIFDNITTASKHEETHTLSYEWNFWHHLRKPKTSSANPDSGNINTNSGTNSIPKLDDENCHRPLERYLQGMSLMEFPQIYGQGAEKTSKIDTIEQYWEALVNLKDISKLEIDTELYLFKKDIKPLWEDEKNLNGGRWVACFGLKNFADNSAWLSSLWELLSLKLISGQFISTEISLPLSEKLIDNPAFDNCKSSKVMSNEELNKMVIEDIAGLAVSVRNKKILISIWNTNLAYEEYKKLNGIIETVKSEEYMSYFKEPVYTGNRSNYEKCGLTRILFRKLIYQTIVDTMDEVTKRLAAKEGKNKVKPLAPMLFKYCTHQQDLFNENYRKPTNRTGKNKSLGDDKQPKKTCKTVEYGEYDLVIEEITCNAQKSRRNRRRQASNKAFEGAESEDVNIIDRDAKV; this is translated from the coding sequence ATGTCTaaaatatttgataatatAACAACTGCGTCAAAACATGAAGAAACTCATACGCTAAGCTACGAGTGGAATTTCTGGCATCACCTTCGAAAACCCAAAACATCATCGGCAAACCCCGATTCTGGGAATATCAACACAAATTCAGGAACAAACtcaattccaaaactggatgatgaaaattgTCATAGACCGCTTGAAAGGTATTTACAAGGCATGAGTCTAATGGAATTCCCCCAAATATATGGTCAAGGTGCTGAGAAAACTAGTAAAATCGATACTATTGAACAATACTGGGAAGCTCTTGTGAACTTGAAGGATATCAGtaaacttgaaattgacaCTGAATTGTACCTCTTCAAAAAGGATATCAAACCATTGTGGGAGGACGAGAAAAATCTGAACGGTGGTAGATGGGTTGCTTGTTTTGGGCTCAAGAATTTTGCCGATAATTCTGCATGGCTTTCATCTTTATGGGAATTGCTTTCATTAAAATTAATCAGCGGTCAGTTTATCAGTACTGAAATAAGTCTACCTTTAAGTGAAAAACTCATTGATAACCCTGCATTTGATAACTGCAAGTCATCCAAGGTAATGAGCAATGAAGAGTTGAATAAGATGGTGATAGAGGATATTGCGGGTTTAGCCGTCAGTGTTAGGAACAAGAAGATACTAATAAGTATATGGAATACCAATTTGGCCTACgaagaatataaaaaattgaatggtATAATCGAAACAGTCAAAAGTGAAGAGTATATGTCGTATTTCAAAGAGCCTGTGTACACAGGCAACAGAAGCAACTATGAAAAATGTGGTCTTACTCGGATTCTTTTCAGGAAGTTGATCTATCAAACCATAGTAGATACAATGGATGAAGTGACTAAGCGTCTGGCTGCCAAAGAAGGTAAGAATAAAGTCAAACCTTTGGCTCCAAtgcttttcaaatattgtACACACCAACAAGATTTGTTCAATGAAAACTACAGAAAGCCAACAAATCGTACCgggaaaaataaaagtcTTGGAGATGATAAACAACCTAAAAAAACGTGCAAAACGGTGGAATATGGTGAATATGATCTCgtcattgaagaaataacGTGCAATGCACagaaatcaagaagaaacagaagaCGTCAAGCATCTAACAAGGCCTTCGAAGGCGCCGAAAGTGAAGATGTCAATATAATAGACCGTGATGCTAAAGTGTAG
- a CDS encoding uncharacterized protein (PKUD0A01150), which produces MEGLHILADGEEVVFPVAVEKENIGQDVNYKSYLDYLKVNYPNLHKFNIKLESDDPVEFDKLLQRDSIIHNAIDIQMYEHLNSADDIWDSITHRITNMGFMGRYARIATSIEHGRNYIFTFGEFSHVYPFLKSCVGDARERRRDLQLPQLDESLIDSYKLHYVNHYKGLFDSTSADFEIEKRTPYNRSFVYKTPRQTPLGTEWSVLSVDEVHVKLTKNFRDLYTRARYEQCVEEVSKSQRSHNFMVGRDYNIGETLSTHEDLYPSVIRDGLNIKRYVYEKFLHCSVSSCPGSVRIILDCIHNVVIISTTNPHFDCMEAHKRRVYDVVRKMFVINNADLSKLDEKYLAILRRYGLTYVESWIGSEDLESFHKTELTPSIHRYNYKREFGQSWSSQKNRSWVVDSFYNKDEETLRKKRKTASEKQIVDSELTALKVHDKTTNGISSWNTDLLRKSRIGGLIYRDEWEFHVDQRVNLKLREVFRVWRKFYFEIHDTIRNVISYRKLRSRQLEIYFSYGKFKGKIHRLYNQTMRVLNEAYEILEEWSPVYITDELLIKSYLGLKTNPVIHRDYSAYFHPYPLIKQFNFDARVYSSHDTQELLICDSKDQLVNCDDIYIYERNYRYFSSPQKQAEKIQKLYCHPSEKYMSYNPNLEELILMLHIDEPEFIKNRFFRATMFRNPKKFTADTSADLIQHHLKVQEHFTQIEKYEFDDIFQPYIYQMKFKVDDETRNAFLLCESKFDMLRFRKWVAEYRIKETPMNAMLFRQPASKEHIVDDETVLSRTLILQPKLHEKYPIPLIHYFIGCMIHQDYNDAVAISIIRRYLPLYRNKESDEHTLVINDRVVSKVTGKSRFIISQLEQELREFSNRPEYWNISVENDSFDDDEIYKLKLQLKRLLTVDEKNKKLILDGIELYTAAYQQDEYKDVFLATHRDHISLIEALAKKI; this is translated from the coding sequence ATGGAAGGATTGCATATCCTTGCAGATGGTGAAGAAGTAGTGTTTCCGGTAGCGgttgagaaagaaaatattggTCAGGATGTGAATTATAAATCCTACCTTGATTACCTTAAGGTTAATTATCCGAATTTACATAAATTCAATATTAAACTAGAATCAGATGATCCTGTTGAATTTGAcaaacttcttcaaaggGATTCAATAATTCATAATGCAATTGACATTCAGATGTACGAACACTTAAACTCTGCTGATGATATTTGGGATAGTATAACTCATCGAATTACAAATATGGGATTTATGGGTAGATATGCAAGGATCGCAACTTCAATTGAGCATGGTAGAAACTATATTTTCACATTTGGTGAGTTTTCGCATGTTTATCCATTTCTGAAATCGTGTGTTGGTGATGCAAGAGAGAGAAGACGTGATCTGCAATTACCCCAACTTGATGAATCTTTAATAGACAGTTATAAACTACATTATGTTAATCATTATAAAGGGTTGTTTGATTCAACATCCGCAGattttgagattgaaaaaagGACACCATATAATAGATCATTTGTCTATAAGACACCCAGGCAAACGCCACTGGGTACGGAATGGAGCGTATTGTCTGTAGATGAAGTGCATGTTAAATTGACAAAGAATTTTAGGGATTTATATACTAGGGCTAGGTACGAACAATGCGTTGAAGAGGTTTCCAAAAGCCAGCGGAGCCATAATTTCATGGTTGGAAGGGATTATAATATAGGGGAAACACTCAGTACTCACGAAGATCTATACCCAAGCGTAATTAGAGACGGTTTAAATATCAAGAGATATGtttatgaaaaatttcTCCATTGTTCAGTTAGTTCGTGTCCCGGCTCAGTTAGGATTATTTTAGATTGCATTCATAACGTTGTGATTATTTCCACAACAAATCCGCATTTTGATTGTATGGAAGCTCACAAGAGGAGAGTTTATGATGTTGTTAGGAAAATGTTTGTGATTAATAATGCTGATCTCAGTAAACTTGACGAGAAATATCTAGCAATTCTCAGAAGATATGGTCTAACTTATGTGGAATCATGGATAGGATCTGAAGATCTAGAAAGTTTTCATAAAACTGAGCTCACGCCGTCCATTCATAGGTACAACTATAAAAGAGAGTTTGGGCAAAGCTGGTCTagtcaaaaaaatagaagcTGGGTTGTTGATAGCTTTTATAATaaggatgaagaaactttgaggaagaagagaaaaacagCATCcgaaaaacaaattgttGATAGTGAGCTTACAGCTTTGAAAGTGCATGataaaacaacaaatggGATATCCTCTTGGAATACGGatttgttgagaaaaagtAGAATTGGGGGATTAATTTATAGAGATGAATGGGAGTTTCATGTTGATCAGAGAGTAAACTTGAAATTAAGGGAAGTCTTCAGAGTTTGGCGaaagttttattttgaaattcatgatACGATCAGAAACGTTATTAGCTACCGCAAGTTGCGTAGTAGGCAGCTTGAGATTTACTTTTCCTATGGGAAATTCAAGGGTAAAATTCACAGACTTTACAATCAAACTATGAGGGTTTTAAATGAAGCCTACGAGATTTTGGAAGAATGGAGTCCGGTGTATATAACTGACGAATTGTTGATCAAGAGTTATCTAGGATTAAAGACTAACCCTGTTATCCATCGAGACTATAGTGCTTATTTCCATCCATATCCATTGATAAAACAGTTTAACTTTGACGCAAGAGTTTATAGCTCGCATGACACGCAGGAGCTGTTAATTTGTGATTCTAAAGATCAATTAGTCAACTGTGatgatatttatatatacGAGCGTAACTATCGGTACTTCTCATCTCCCCAGAAACAAGCAGAGAAGATTCAGAAACTATACTGTCATCCATCGGAAAAGTATATGTCCTACAACCCTAACCTCGAGGAACTGATTTTGATGTTACATATCGATGAACCTGAATTTATCAAGAACAGATTTTTCAGAGCCACTATGTTTAGAAATCCAAAGAAGTTTACAGCAGACACCTCTGCTGATCTAATTCAACATCACCTCAAAGTACAGGAACACTTCACACAGATTGAGAAATATGAATTCGATGACATTTTCCAACCTTATATCtatcaaatgaaatttaAGGTAGACGATGAGACTAGAAATGCTTTCTTACTGTGCGAATCCAAGTTCGATATGTTGCGTTTTCGGAAATGGGTAGCTGAATATCgtatcaaagaaacaccaATGAACGCCATGTTGTTTAGGCAACCAGCCAGCAAAGAGCATATTGTAGATGACGAAACAGTACTTTCCAGAACATTGATACTACAGCCTAAATTGCATGAGAAATATCCAATTCCCTTGATTCATTATTTCATTGGATGTATGATCCACCAGGACTATAATGATGCAGTAGCCATTTCAATCATTAGGAGATACCTTCCGTTGTATAGAAATAAGGAGTCTGATGAGCATACATTAGTAATAAACGATAGAGTTGTTTCAAAAGTTACTGGTAAAAGTAGATTCATTATATCACAGCTTGAGCAAGAGCTACGAGAGTTTTCTAATAGACCTGAATATTGGAATATATCTGTGGAAAATGATTCGTTTGATGACGACGAGATTTATAAACTGAAATTACAATTAAAGCGACTTCTCACCGTGGATGAAAAGAATAAGAAGTTAATACTTGATGGCATAGAGCTTTATACAGCGGCTTATCAACAAGACGAGTATAAAGATGTATTTCTGGCGACACATCGTGATCATATATCATTAATTGAAGCTTTggcaaagaaaatataa